The Microlunatus antarcticus DNA segment CGCCTCGCTGCGCGACGACGTCCCCACCTTCCGCCCCGGCGACTCCGTCAAGGTGCACGTGAAGGTCGTGGAGGGCAACCGCTCCCGCATCCAGGTCTTCGCGGGCATCGTCATCTCCCGCGCGGGTGACGGCCTGCGCGAGTCGTTCACGGTCCGCAAGGTCAGCTTCGGCGTCGGCGTCGAGCGCACGTTCCCGGTGCACTCCCCGATCATCGACAAGATCGAGATCGACCGTCGCGGCGACGTGCGGCGCGCCAAGCTCTACTACCTCCGCGGTCTGCGCGGCAAGGCTGCCAAGATCAAGGAGAAGCGCGACCGCTGACGCCCGGCCGGGCACACTGATGGGCGTGACCGAACGGGAGCCATGGCGAGCGAAGAGCTGACGGTGGAGCGACCGGTCGGACGGCGGCCGAACGCGGGACTGGCGTTCCTGCGGGAGCTGGTGTTCGTCGTCGTCGGCGCGATCATCGTCAGCTCGCTGCTGCGGGCGTTCGTCGGGCAGATGTTCATCATCCCGTCCCAGTCGATGGAGAGCACGCTGCTCGTCGGCGACCGGGTCGTGGTGCAGAAGATCACCGACTTCCACCGCGGCGACGTCGTCGTGTTCAAGGACCCGGCCGACTGGCTGGGCGACGAGCCGACCGAGGACCCGACCTTCGGGGACCGGGTCCTCGAGTTCATCGGGGTGCCGACGGCGAGCTCTCCGGGCCACCTCATCAAGCGCGTGATCGGGATGCCCGGCGACACGGTCGTCTGCTGCGACGACAGCGGCCGGCTCACCGTGAACGGCACGGCGCTGGACGAGACCTCGTACCTCTACACGAGCCCGTCGGGGGAGCAGGTCGCCCCGTCGGACGTCGAGTTCACCGTGGTCGTCCCGCGCGACCACATCTTCGTGATGGGTGACCACCGCGACCTCAGCGCCGACTCGCGCTGCCACCTCTCGGACGTCTCGACCCAGGGGCGCGGGCAGACCGCCTTCGTCCCGGTCTCCGACGTGGTGGGACCGGCCTTCGCCATCGCGTCCCCCTTCGACCGGGCCAAGCGGCTGCGGATGCCGGCGACGTTCGCCGACGTTCCGGCGCCGACGAAGGCCGCACCCGAACGGGGCGAGATCAAGCCTGCCGGCGTGAGCTGTTGAGCACGACGGTCCCCACGGCCCCGGAGGTCCCGGCTCCGGGGAGCATCCGGTTGCGCCGGGACAGCGGGCTGTACGGCTACGAGCGCGCGCTGCACCGGGCCGGGCTCGACCCGGTCGCCGGTGCCGACGAGGCCGGGCGTGGTGCCTGCGCGGGCCCCCTGGTGGCGGGCGCGGTCATCCTCGGCGAGTCGAAGGCGCGCCGCATCGAGGGTCTGCGCGACTCCAAGCTGCTGACCCCGCTCGCCCGGGATCGCCTCTACGACGAGATCACCCGCAAGGCGCTTTCCTGGTCGGTGGTCGCCGTGCCGCCCGAGGAGTGCGACCGGCTCGGCATGCACGTCGCCAACCTGGCCGCGCTGCGGCGCGCGCTGCTGCGCCTCGACCTGCCGCCCACCTACGTGCTCACCGACGGCTTCAGCGTGGACGGGCTCGGCGTCCCGGGCCTGGCCGTCTGGAAGGGCGATCGGGTGGCGGCCTGCGTCGCCGCCGCCTCGATCGTCGCCAAGGTCACGCGGGACCGCATCATGGCCGCCGAGCACCTCGTCTACCCGGAGTACGCGTTCGACGTCCACAAGGGCTACTGCACCCCGCTGCACCAGGAGCGGCTCGACGCGTACGGGCCGTCGCCCACGCACCGACGCCGGTTCGTCAACGTGCGTCGGGCCACTAAGGTCGTCGGAGCCGGGGCGCCGGAGCATGGTGGGGCGCACGAGCAGGACGAGCACGTCGAGCAGGGAGAAGTCAGGGCGTCATGAGCGCGGAAGACCTCGAGCAGTACGAGAGCGAGCTGGAGCTCCAGCTCTACCGCGAGTACAAGGACGTCGTCGGCATCTTCACCTACGCCGTGGAGACCGAGCGGCGCTTCTACCTCTGCAACGCCGTCGACCTCAAGGTCCGCACCGAGGGCGGCGACGTCTACTACGAGGTCTCCATGGGCGACGCCTGGGTGTGGGACATGTACCGCCCGGCCCGCTTCGTCAAGAGCGCCAAGGTCCTGACGTTCCGCGACGTCTCCATCGAGGAGATCGCCCACTCCGACCTCCAGGTCCCCAAGAGCGTCACCGAGGGCTGACGCCCGCCCCTGGTTTCTATCGCGTTTCACGGGTCCCGCGCGTCACTGATTTTTCACGTTCACGTGAAAGTCCGGAGCTGACCACACCAGATCTGCCGTGGTCAGCGGGAGTTTCTCGTGGTCAGCGACCCGTTGGCCGTAGCCACTTCGCGAGTCCGAGCAGCCGCTGTGTCGCTTGTCCACAGGACGAGCGCTCGGCCGGCCTCGTCGTCCACCGCCCCGGCGGACCGCGGCACGAATCGCTCGATCTGACCACCCTCCCGGTGGAGGTGAGCGATGAAGGCGGACAAGCAGGCGATCGGGCGGCGCGGGGAGGATCTCGCGGTCGCCGAGCTGCAGCGGCAGGGGATGGAGGTCCTCGCCCGCAACTGGCGTTGCGGGCGGCTGGGCGAGGTGGACGTGGTGGCGCTGGACCGGTCGGCCGGGGTGCCGACGGTCGTGGTGTGCGAGGTGAAGTGCCGTTCGGGCCTGGGCTTCGGCCACCCGCTCGAGGCCATCACCTGGGCCAAGCTGCGGACGTTGCGGCAGCTGGCCGTCGAGTGGGTGCGTGACCACCCGACCGGGCCGGTCCGCGTGCGGATCGACGCCATCGGTGTGGTGCTGCTGGCCGGGCAGGACCCGCAGCTGACCCACGCGCGTGGGGTGGGCTGATGCTCGCGAGCACGTGGTCGGTCGCGCTGGTCGGCGTCGAGGGACGGATGGTGCAGGTCGAGGCGGACATCGGCGGTGGTCTCCCGAAGACGGTCCTCATCGGGCTGCCCGACGCGGCGCTCTACCAGTCCCGTGACCGGTGCAAGGCGGCGGTCTCCAACTCGGGGCACACCTGGCCGGTGGCCCTGCTGACGATCAACCTGTCCCCGGCTGCGCTGCCGAAGACGGGCAGCCACTACGACTTGGCCATCGCCGCCGCGGTGCTCGCCGCGTCGGGGATCGTGCCGCTCGAGGCGCTCTCACGTACGGCGCTGCTCGGGGAGCTCGGTCTGGACGGGCGGCTGCGGCCGGTACCGGGTGTCCTCCCGGCGACGCTCGCGGCGGCTCGGGCCGGCTTCACCCGGGTGATCGTGCCCCTGCGTCAGGCGCCGGAGGCGAGCCTGGTCGACGGCGTCGACGTCCTCGGCTTCGCCTCGCTCAGCCAGCTGGTCGCCGAGCTGCGGGGCGACCCCGTGCCGCTCGTCGACCCCGTGGAGCTGACCGTGACGACGTCGCCCGACGACCGTGCGGGCGTCCTCGACCTGGCCGACGTGGTCGGTCAGGAGGAGGCCAAGTGGGCGCTGGAGGTCGCCGCAGCGGGCCGTCACCACATGTTCCTGCACGGGCCACCGGGCGCGGGCAAGACGATGCTCGCGTCACGCCTGCCCGGGCTGCTGCCGGACCTGGAGCCGGCCGACGCGCTGGAGGTGTCGGCGGTGCACTCGCTCGCCGGCTTCGACCTGTCCGGCGGGCTCATGACGCGTCCGCCGTACGTCGACCCGCACCACTCGGCGAGCGTGGCCAGCATCGTCGGGGGAGGGCCGCGCATCGCCCGGCCCGGGGCGATCTCGCGCGCGCACCGTGGCGTGCTCTTCCTGGACGAGGCGCCCGAGTTCGCGCCGCAGGTGCTCGACGCGCTGCGCACGCCGCTGGAGGCGGGGACGGTGAGCATCGCGCGCAGCGAGCTGAACACCCGGTTCCCGGCCGCGTTCCAGCTGGTCCTCGCGGCCAACCCGTGCCCGTGCGGGATGGCCGCGACGCCGGGTGCGGAGTGCCGGTGCCCGCCGACGTCGGTGCGGCGCTACGCCGACAAGATCAGCGGGCCTGTGCGGGATCGGGTGGACATCGCCCAAGCGTTCCTGCCGCTGCGGCGTTCGCACCTCAAGGCGGCCGGCTCGGACAGTGAGCCCTCGGCGCGCGTCGCCGAGCGCGTCGTCGAGGCGCGGGGCCGGCAGCAGAACCGGCTCCGGGGGACGCCCTGGCGGACGAACGGGGAGGTCCCGGGGCCGTACCTGCGCCGGGGGCTGCCGCCTCCTCACGGGGCTCAGCTGGCGTGGGACGCGCTCGACCGGGGACGGCTCAGCGCGCGGGGCGTGGACAAGGTGTTCCGGCTGGCGTGGTCCGTCGCCGACCTGGCGGGCCGCGACCGGCCCAGCCGCGACGACACCGCCCTGGCTCTCGCCATGCGCCGCGGCGAGCAGCCCGGCACCCTCACGCGGGAGGTCGGGTGAGCACGGCGGGAGCGGACTCCCTCGACCGGACGGCACGGCTGGCGCTCGGGTGCGTCACCGACGCCGGCGACCCCGAGGTCGCCGCGCTGGTCGAGCGGCTCGGGGCCGAGGAGGCCTGGGCGGCCGTCCGCGCGGGCGCCCTGGGGCAGTTGACGACGGACCGCGCCGTGGCCCTGGACCTCGACGAGCGACGGGCCGCGGCGGCGGAGGCCGGGGGGCGGTTCGTCACGCCCGGGGACGAGGAGTGGCCGGAGCGTCTCGACGACCTCGCCGGGCTCGAGCCGGTGCAGCGTCGCGGCGGGGTCCCGCTCGGTCTGTGGTTGCGCGGACCGGGTCACCTGGTCGAGCTCGTGGAACGATCCGTGGCGGTCGTCGGCTCGCGGGCGGCCACGGCGTACGGGAACGGCGTGGCCGCGGACTTCTCGGCCGACCTGACGGAGGCTGGGTTCACCGTGGTCTCGGGCGGCGCGTTCGGCATCGACGCGGCTGCGCACCGCGGTGCTCTCGCGGTCGGTGGCGCGAGCGTCGGGGTGGTGGCGAACGGCGTCGACGTGGCCTACCCGCCCGGCAACGCCCGGATCTTCGAGACGCTCGCGGCGCGGCACCTCGTGGTGTCCGAGCTGCCGCCCGGTTCGCACCCGACGCGGGTGCGGTTCCTGGCCCGTAACCGGCTGATCGCCGCGCTGAGCAGCGGGACGGTGGTGGTCGAGGCCGCGCTGCGGTCCGGCGCGCGGAACACGGCCGGCTGGGCGTCGGCGCTCAGCCGGCCGCTGATGGCCGTGCCCGGCCCGGTCCACTCGGCGGCGTCGGTCGGGCCGCACCTGATGGTGCGGAGCGGTCAGGCGGTCCTGGTGACGCGCGCCGCCGAGGTGCTCGAGCTGGTCTCGGCCGCCGGTCAGCACCTGCTCCCGTACGAGCAGGGGCCCGAACGGCGCACGGACGAGCTCGACCCGACCCGGCTGGGCGTCTTCGAGGCGCTCTCCGCACGGCGGTGGCGTACGCCCGGAGAGGTGGCGACGGCCGCCGGTGTCCGGGTGCCCGTCTGCCTGGCCGCGCTGTCCGAGCTGGAGTCCCTCGGCCTCGCCACCGGCGACGCCCGCGGCTGGCGGGCGACGCCCGTGCCGGGGAGGTGAGGGCCATGAGAGGTCAGGAGCGCTCAGCGGGCTGCGCGCAGGAACGCCTCGAGCAGCGGACCGGCCGAACCGGATCCGGACTCGCCGTCCTGCACGTAGACGGCCACCGCCAGGTCGCCCTGCGCGGCGATCATCCAGGCGTGCGTCTTCGGGGGCGTCCTGCCGCCGTACTCGGCGGTCCCGGTCTTGGCGATGACGTCCGGGCCGTCGAGACCGAGCAGGCGACGCCCGCTGCCCTGCGTCACCACGCCGCGCATGAGCTGCTTCAGCTCGGCCGCCTCCGCCCTGGTGAGAGGGGCGGCCGTCGACGTCGGCCGCTGGCCCTCGAGGAGGGTCGGCAGCACCGTGCGGCCGGCCTCGACGCTCGCCGCGACCAGCGCCATGGAGAGCGGGGAGACCTGGTCCTTGCCCTGGCCAAACACGGCCTCGGCCCGGGCGTTGTCGTTGCCGCCGGTCGGGACGGAGCCGAAGTAGGCCGGGAAGCCGACGTCGAAGTCGGTCCCAACGCCCAGCGAGCCCGCTGCGGCCGCGAGGTCGGAGGCACCGAGCTTGCCGCGCTGCCCGATGAAGGCGGTGTTGCACGACTGCGCGAAGGCGGTCCTCAGGTCGATGCGTCCCAGGTAGGCGCCGGGGTAGTCGTCGTAGTTCTCGTACGTGCGCCCGCCCACCCTGATGGTGCGCGGGCACTCGACCCGGGACCCGGGCTCGAGCCCCGCGCGGAGGAGGGCGAGGGCCGAGACGACCTTGAACGTGGACCCGGGCTGGACCTGCCCGGCCGTCGCGACCGCCTGGCCGTCGCTGTCGTCGTTGTTGGCCGCCGCGAGCACCTCGCCGGTCGAGGGTCGGACCGCGACGAGCGAGGCGCCGCTGGAGCTCCGGCCGACCGACTTCTCCGCGAGCTGCTGCAGCCCGACGTTCAGCGTCGTCTCGAGCGGCTTGCCCTCGACGGCCTTGACCTCGTACGCGGTGGTGGCCTTCGGCGGGTCCGACGGGTCCGGGGACGACGGGGTGTCGCTGGGCGTGGGGGCCGCGGGGCTCGCGCCGGGGGAGGCGTCGCTGCTCGCGACCAGCTCGACGACCACGCCCGGCGTGCCGCGCAGCTGCTCGTCGTAGCGCTTCTGCAGCCCGCTCAGGCCGACCTCGTCGCCGTCGGTGACCGCGCCGTCCGAGGCCTTCACGATCTCGGCGGTGGCCGGACCGACCCGGCCGAGGAGCGCGGCGGCGAAGTCGCGCGACGGGGCGAGCATCGCGTCGTCCTGGATCGGCAGCGCACCGGGGATGGCGAAGACCTCGCGATTGGCCGGTCGGTCAGAGTCTTTCGCGCGGTAGACGATCGCCGGCACGAAGGCCTGGGCCCCGGCCCGGGCGACCAGGCGGGCGTACGTCTCGGCGTCGATGTCGACGAGCTTCGCGAGCCGGGTCGCGGAGGCCTTCTGGCGCCCAGCCGCGAGGTTGGCCTTGTCGATCCCGATCCGCACCACCGAGCGGCTGCGCACGATCGCGTCGCCGTCCGCGCCGAGCACCTCGCCGCGCTCGGGGTAGAGCCGGTGCTGCGAGAGCCGGTGCGAGCCGTCCAGCCCCGGCTGCAGGAGGGTCGGCGCCCAGGTCGGACGCCACGCGCCGGCCTGGCGCTCGAGACCGACCGTCGCGTCGTATGTCCAGGGCTGCGGCACGCCCGGAAACGTCCAGCGGTAGGCGAGCGTGGCCTGGGTCGTGGTCACGTCGGTGACCTCGACCTGGGGGCTCACGGGTCCCATGCCGCGGACGAGGGGTTGGAAGAGGGCGTCCGCCTGGGCGCCGGTCGAGCCGGCGAAGGTGACCGACGTGAGGTCCTTCTTCTCCAGGGCGGCGGCGAGTTGGGTGGCCACCTGACGGGCCCCGTCGGTGTCCGGGGGCGGCGACGGCGTCGGACCACTGCTGCAGCCGGCCGTGACCAGCGCCAGCACGAGCAACCCTGCTCTGGCACGCATCGTTTTATCCTGCCACCCGGAGGTGGGCCGGATGAGGATCTACGCGCAGCGGCGCGGCCAGCTGGCGGGCCAGCTCGCTGGCGACGTCGCCGTGCTCGTGTGGACGGTGCTGTGGGCTGCGGTCGGCCTCGCGGTGTCCGGCGCCGTCGGCGCGCTGGCGGGCCCGGCGCGCGAGACCGCCCGCACCGCCCGCGACCTCGCGGGCCAGTTCGGCGACGCGGCGACGTCGGCCGCGCAGGTGCCGGGGCTGGGCGACCAGCTGCGCCGCCCGTTCGACGCGGCGAGCGGCAGCCTCGGCGACCTCGTCGCGACCGCCGACCGGCAGGTGGTCCTCATCGAGCGGCTCGCGACGGCGACCGGGTGGCTGGTGTTCCTCATCCCGGTGACGACGGTGCTCGCCCTGTGGGTGCCCCGGCGGGTCCGCTTCGTCCGGCGGGCCCGGGCCGCGCAGCGCTACATCGACGGTGCCGCCGACCTCGACCTGTTTGCGCTGCGGGCCATGGCCAACCAGCCCATGCACGTGCTCGCGGCCATCAGCGACGACCCGGTCCGGGCATGGCGCTCGGGCGACCGGCGGGTGATCGACGCCCTGGCGGAGGCGGAGCTGCGCGAGGCGGGGCTGCTGCTGCCCCGGCGGACCGGCTAGCCGGGCGAGCCGCCGACGGGTCCTGGCCGGGGTCAGACGCGCAGGTCGGCGTACTCCGGGTGGTCGTCCAGGAACGCGACCGCGAAGGGGCAGGACGGGTGCACCTTCTCGCCGCGCTGCCGGACGTCGTCGAGCGCCGCCGCCGTGACGGCGCCCGCCAGGCCCCGGTTGCGGAACGCGGGCTCGGTGGCGGTGTGGGTGAGGTCGAGGACGTCGCCGCGGCGGACGAAGGCGAGCACGGTGACGAGCTCGCCGTCGACGCGCCCCTCGTAGCGGGAGCGGTCATCGGCGCGGACCGTCTGGACGTCGGCGCTCATCGAGCGGCTCGCAGGCTGCGCATGCGGCTCATCCTTCCCGTTCTCACCCGTGAGCGGCGAGCCGGTCCGTCAGCCGGGCCCGGGCCGCGGGCCAGTCGTCGGCGAGCATGGCGAGCTGGACCGTGTCGCGCCAGCTCCCGTCCATCCGGATCCGGTGGTGCGCCAGGACGCCCTCGCGCTGTGCCCCGAGCCGGGCGATGGCCTCCTGCGAGCGGACGTTGCGGATGTCGGTGTGCCAGACGACCCGCTCCGCGCCCACCCCCTCGAAGGCCCGGGTCAGCATCGCTAGCTTGGACTCGGTGTTGACGAACGTCCGCCACCACGGCCGGCCGACCCAGGTGTGCCCGATCGCCAGCGCCCGGACGCCCGGCGCGATCTCGTAGAAGGAGGTCGTCCCGACGAACGTCCCGTCCGCCAGCCGCTGGGCGTAGGCGACCCGGTCGGCGTCGGTCAGCGCGGCCGCAATCACCGCTCCGGCGCCGCGGACGTCGCTCACCCGCGGCACCCGCAGGTGGGCCACCACCTCGTCCCGCTCCTCGGGGCTGCCGAGCGCGGCCAGGAACGCCGGGGCGTCGGCCAGGCGCAGCGCGTCGAGCCGCAGCCGGGCGGTCCGCAGCGGTGGCGCGGCGAACCAGTCGTCCGTGCTCACCCCGCCTGCCGCTGGGCGACGACGAAGAGGCGCCGGAACGGCAGCACCGTGCCCCACGGCTGCGCGGGGTAGGCCTGGGCCAGCCGTTGCCGCAGCGCCTCGGTGAAGGACGGCCGCAACGTCTCGGGCAGCACGTCGAGGTAGGGGCGCGCCCCGGTCCCCTCGAGCCAGTGCAGGACGGGGTCCGGCCCCTGCAGCACGTGCAGGTAGGTCGTCTCCCACGCGTCGACCCGGCACCCCAGGCGGGTCAGCTCGGCGAGGTAGTCGGCCGGCTCGGCGACCGCTGGCCGGACGACCTCGCTGGTGTGCGCGACGTACGCCGGTCCGGCCGCGGCCGCCCGCAGGGCCTGGTGGCTGGGGGCGTCGAAGTTCCCGGGGACCTGGAAGGCCAGCCACCCGTCGGGGGCGAGGGCGTCGACCAGGGCTGGCAGCAGGGCGCGGTGGTCGGGCACCCACTGCAGGGCGGCGTTGCTGACGAGGACGTCGACGGGCTCTGCCGGGCGCCAGCCGACGAGGTCGGCCTGGACGAAGGAGACGCGCGGCCCGGCGTACGGCTCGGCGGCCTCGATCATGGCGGGCGAGGAGTCCACGCCGGTGACGTGCGCGGTTGGCCAGCGTTCCGCGAGGCCCGCCGTGAGCGCGCCGGACCCGCAGCCGAGGTCGACCACCGTCCTCGGCGACGCGGCCCCGATCCGGGCCGTCAGGTCGACGAACGGGCGGGCCCGCTCGTCGGTGAAGGCCGCGTAGGCCTGAGCGTCCCAGGTGGGCACGGTCGCCCCTCTCGCCTCGCCCCGGCGGCGTCTCGAGGCCGGGTGACAGGGCCAACCTAGCGACGGCGACGCCGGTGGTGGAGGGCCGTCCGGAACCTTGTCCGGAGCCGACGCCGACCCGGGCGGCGGCGGCTTCGGGACGGCCGCGGAATTCTGCGCGAACGGCGGACGGGGACCCGTGCCGACCCCTATGATCCGACCAAGACACACAGTCAGGGGGGCGATGTGTCAACAACTGATTTCGGCATGCGCAGACCGCCGGTTCGTCCGGCGGCTGGGGTGGGTCACATCCCACGGACGGACGGCTCGAAGCCGTCCCGCCCGGCCACAGCTTCTTCTCCGAACACGCCTGCTTCCGGCCAGAGCCGTTCGTCGCTGTCGGTCCTGATCCGCGTCCGGGGGGCTCTGCCCAGCCTGCGGCCGGCCGAGCAACGGGTCGCCGAGGCCGTGCTCGCGGACCCGGCGGGGGTCAGCGAACGTTCCATCACCTCGTTGGCACGGTTGTGCCGCACGTCGGAGACGACCGTGCTGCGCTTCTGCCGGGCCCTCGGCCTGGCCGGCTACCCGGAGCTGCGCATCGCGCTCGCCCGGGCGGCGCAGGGCGAGGAGGACGACCGGGCCTCGGGGACGGCGTCGGACGGCGTGATCGTCCAGACCGACTCGATGGCCGAGATGGTCGCCAAGATCACCTACGCCGACCAGCGCTCGATCGCGGACACTGGTGCGGCCGTCGACGTCGTGGCGCTCCAGGCCGCGGTCGACGCGCTGGCCAAGGCCCGGCGGGTCGACGTCTACGGGGTGGGGGCGAGCGCTCTCGTCGCCCAGGAGCTCCACGGGCGCCTGCACCGGCTCGGGCTGGCGAGCGGCGTCTGGGCCGACCCGCACGCGGCGCTGTCGTCGGCCGCGGGCCTGGTCTCCGGCGACGTGGCGGTCGGCATCTCCCACACGGGGACGACGATCGACGTGATCGACGCGCTCCGCGTCGCCCGGACGCGGGGGGCCACCACGATCGCGATCACCAACTTCGACCGCGCGCCGATCGTGGGCCAGAGCGACATCGTGCTCACCACGGCCGCCCGGGAGACGACGTTCCGGACGGGGTCGATGTCCAGCCGCGTCTCGCAGCTGGTGCTGGTCGACTGCCTCTTCACCGGGGTCGCGATGCGGTCGTACGACCGCTCGGTGTCCGCGCTGGACGCCGCCCGGTCCGTGCTGAGGGCGCGCCACACCGAGCGGCACGAGCGGCAGACCGGCGTCGGGCGCCCGGGCCTCGTCCCCACGGGCGGGCTCACGGTCCAGGCCTAGGGCCACGGCAGGCCGGACGCCCTCGTTCGTTCGAGGGCGTCCGGTCTCAGGTGCGTCGGTGGTAGGCCTCGCGCCAGGTCGGCACGTGCGGCAGCCGGCGCAGCGGC contains these protein-coding regions:
- a CDS encoding methyltransferase domain-containing protein, encoding MPTWDAQAYAAFTDERARPFVDLTARIGAASPRTVVDLGCGSGALTAGLAERWPTAHVTGVDSSPAMIEAAEPYAGPRVSFVQADLVGWRPAEPVDVLVSNAALQWVPDHRALLPALVDALAPDGWLAFQVPGNFDAPSHQALRAAAAGPAYVAHTSEVVRPAVAEPADYLAELTRLGCRVDAWETTYLHVLQGPDPVLHWLEGTGARPYLDVLPETLRPSFTEALRQRLAQAYPAQPWGTVLPFRRLFVVAQRQAG
- a CDS encoding ribonuclease HII, with the protein product MSTTVPTAPEVPAPGSIRLRRDSGLYGYERALHRAGLDPVAGADEAGRGACAGPLVAGAVILGESKARRIEGLRDSKLLTPLARDRLYDEITRKALSWSVVAVPPEECDRLGMHVANLAALRRALLRLDLPPTYVLTDGFSVDGLGVPGLAVWKGDRVAACVAAASIVAKVTRDRIMAAEHLVYPEYAFDVHKGYCTPLHQERLDAYGPSPTHRRRFVNVRRATKVVGAGAPEHGGAHEQDEHVEQGEVRAS
- the lepB gene encoding signal peptidase I, producing the protein MASEELTVERPVGRRPNAGLAFLRELVFVVVGAIIVSSLLRAFVGQMFIIPSQSMESTLLVGDRVVVQKITDFHRGDVVVFKDPADWLGDEPTEDPTFGDRVLEFIGVPTASSPGHLIKRVIGMPGDTVVCCDDSGRLTVNGTALDETSYLYTSPSGEQVAPSDVEFTVVVPRDHIFVMGDHRDLSADSRCHLSDVSTQGRGQTAFVPVSDVVGPAFAIASPFDRAKRLRMPATFADVPAPTKAAPERGEIKPAGVSC
- a CDS encoding GNAT family N-acetyltransferase translates to MSADVQTVRADDRSRYEGRVDGELVTVLAFVRRGDVLDLTHTATEPAFRNRGLAGAVTAAALDDVRQRGEKVHPSCPFAVAFLDDHPEYADLRV
- a CDS encoding penicillin-binding transpeptidase domain-containing protein, with protein sequence MRARAGLLVLALVTAGCSSGPTPSPPPDTDGARQVATQLAAALEKKDLTSVTFAGSTGAQADALFQPLVRGMGPVSPQVEVTDVTTTQATLAYRWTFPGVPQPWTYDATVGLERQAGAWRPTWAPTLLQPGLDGSHRLSQHRLYPERGEVLGADGDAIVRSRSVVRIGIDKANLAAGRQKASATRLAKLVDIDAETYARLVARAGAQAFVPAIVYRAKDSDRPANREVFAIPGALPIQDDAMLAPSRDFAAALLGRVGPATAEIVKASDGAVTDGDEVGLSGLQKRYDEQLRGTPGVVVELVASSDASPGASPAAPTPSDTPSSPDPSDPPKATTAYEVKAVEGKPLETTLNVGLQQLAEKSVGRSSSGASLVAVRPSTGEVLAAANNDDSDGQAVATAGQVQPGSTFKVVSALALLRAGLEPGSRVECPRTIRVGGRTYENYDDYPGAYLGRIDLRTAFAQSCNTAFIGQRGKLGASDLAAAAGSLGVGTDFDVGFPAYFGSVPTGGNDNARAEAVFGQGKDQVSPLSMALVAASVEAGRTVLPTLLEGQRPTSTAAPLTRAEAAELKQLMRGVVTQGSGRRLLGLDGPDVIAKTGTAEYGGRTPPKTHAWMIAAQGDLAVAVYVQDGESGSGSAGPLLEAFLRAAR
- a CDS encoding DUF2469 domain-containing protein; protein product: MSAEDLEQYESELELQLYREYKDVVGIFTYAVETERRFYLCNAVDLKVRTEGGDVYYEVSMGDAWVWDMYRPARFVKSAKVLTFRDVSIEEIAHSDLQVPKSVTEG
- the rplS gene encoding 50S ribosomal protein L19; this translates as MSRLIDELDRASLRDDVPTFRPGDSVKVHVKVVEGNRSRIQVFAGIVISRAGDGLRESFTVRKVSFGVGVERTFPVHSPIIDKIEIDRRGDVRRAKLYYLRGLRGKAAKIKEKRDR
- a CDS encoding MurR/RpiR family transcriptional regulator; protein product: MRVRGALPSLRPAEQRVAEAVLADPAGVSERSITSLARLCRTSETTVLRFCRALGLAGYPELRIALARAAQGEEDDRASGTASDGVIVQTDSMAEMVAKITYADQRSIADTGAAVDVVALQAAVDALAKARRVDVYGVGASALVAQELHGRLHRLGLASGVWADPHAALSSAAGLVSGDVAVGISHTGTTIDVIDALRVARTRGATTIAITNFDRAPIVGQSDIVLTTAARETTFRTGSMSSRVSQLVLVDCLFTGVAMRSYDRSVSALDAARSVLRARHTERHERQTGVGRPGLVPTGGLTVQA
- a CDS encoding YraN family protein, whose translation is MKADKQAIGRRGEDLAVAELQRQGMEVLARNWRCGRLGEVDVVALDRSAGVPTVVVCEVKCRSGLGFGHPLEAITWAKLRTLRQLAVEWVRDHPTGPVRVRIDAIGVVLLAGQDPQLTHARGVG
- the dprA gene encoding DNA-processing protein DprA; this translates as MSTAGADSLDRTARLALGCVTDAGDPEVAALVERLGAEEAWAAVRAGALGQLTTDRAVALDLDERRAAAAEAGGRFVTPGDEEWPERLDDLAGLEPVQRRGGVPLGLWLRGPGHLVELVERSVAVVGSRAATAYGNGVAADFSADLTEAGFTVVSGGAFGIDAAAHRGALAVGGASVGVVANGVDVAYPPGNARIFETLAARHLVVSELPPGSHPTRVRFLARNRLIAALSSGTVVVEAALRSGARNTAGWASALSRPLMAVPGPVHSAASVGPHLMVRSGQAVLVTRAAEVLELVSAAGQHLLPYEQGPERRTDELDPTRLGVFEALSARRWRTPGEVATAAGVRVPVCLAALSELESLGLATGDARGWRATPVPGR
- a CDS encoding YifB family Mg chelatase-like AAA ATPase, coding for MLASTWSVALVGVEGRMVQVEADIGGGLPKTVLIGLPDAALYQSRDRCKAAVSNSGHTWPVALLTINLSPAALPKTGSHYDLAIAAAVLAASGIVPLEALSRTALLGELGLDGRLRPVPGVLPATLAAARAGFTRVIVPLRQAPEASLVDGVDVLGFASLSQLVAELRGDPVPLVDPVELTVTTSPDDRAGVLDLADVVGQEEAKWALEVAAAGRHHMFLHGPPGAGKTMLASRLPGLLPDLEPADALEVSAVHSLAGFDLSGGLMTRPPYVDPHHSASVASIVGGGPRIARPGAISRAHRGVLFLDEAPEFAPQVLDALRTPLEAGTVSIARSELNTRFPAAFQLVLAANPCPCGMAATPGAECRCPPTSVRRYADKISGPVRDRVDIAQAFLPLRRSHLKAAGSDSEPSARVAERVVEARGRQQNRLRGTPWRTNGEVPGPYLRRGLPPPHGAQLAWDALDRGRLSARGVDKVFRLAWSVADLAGRDRPSRDDTALALAMRRGEQPGTLTREVG
- a CDS encoding GNAT family N-acetyltransferase; translation: MSTDDWFAAPPLRTARLRLDALRLADAPAFLAALGSPEERDEVVAHLRVPRVSDVRGAGAVIAAALTDADRVAYAQRLADGTFVGTTSFYEIAPGVRALAIGHTWVGRPWWRTFVNTESKLAMLTRAFEGVGAERVVWHTDIRNVRSQEAIARLGAQREGVLAHHRIRMDGSWRDTVQLAMLADDWPAARARLTDRLAAHG